One window from the genome of Antricoccus suffuscus encodes:
- a CDS encoding DUF5926 family protein: protein MSKKSERRKKNAQAHARSISNGDVTEKVRTKRDLRPMVARPFAGVPGECDWVALRELVPAATAPLTLRDPKYADRKVELGTVLPMAVPALVRDDGRVVLAAQTTIPSPDAGRDIAHALLRAMEAEPGTLLDYEAAPASGPTLAEILSDDAPQVTVHEDFSFWVEDLDSQSEDVKLSMQRANETVFPTARLSSVEAAYWCAPGPKAHVRWPMPYDEDALLDALARLSAAGELTLGEDTKFAGQFRAHGLLVPVWDVSIDAHPSEFEKPAEQLLARVEKALAVTDPLNEAERRSRAGIIGRQVTLR, encoded by the coding sequence GTGAGCAAGAAGTCCGAACGCCGTAAGAAGAATGCCCAGGCCCACGCCCGGTCGATATCGAACGGTGACGTGACCGAGAAGGTGCGCACGAAGCGCGATCTGCGTCCGATGGTGGCGCGACCGTTTGCCGGCGTACCCGGTGAATGCGACTGGGTCGCGTTGCGTGAGTTGGTCCCGGCCGCGACTGCTCCGCTCACTCTTCGTGACCCGAAGTACGCCGATCGCAAGGTCGAGCTCGGCACCGTGCTGCCGATGGCGGTGCCGGCGCTGGTCCGCGATGACGGCCGGGTCGTGCTTGCCGCGCAAACCACGATCCCGTCGCCAGATGCCGGCCGCGATATCGCACATGCGCTGCTGCGCGCGATGGAGGCCGAGCCCGGCACGCTGCTGGACTACGAGGCCGCGCCGGCCTCTGGTCCGACGCTCGCCGAGATACTGTCCGACGACGCGCCGCAGGTCACGGTGCATGAGGACTTTTCCTTCTGGGTGGAGGACCTGGACTCGCAGAGCGAAGACGTCAAGCTGTCGATGCAGCGCGCTAACGAGACGGTGTTCCCGACCGCGCGGCTGAGCTCGGTCGAGGCGGCGTACTGGTGCGCGCCGGGTCCGAAGGCGCACGTGCGGTGGCCGATGCCGTACGACGAGGACGCGCTGCTCGATGCCCTGGCCCGACTCTCGGCAGCGGGGGAGCTGACGCTCGGCGAGGACACGAAGTTCGCCGGCCAGTTCCGGGCCCACGGCCTGCTCGTGCCGGTCTGGGACGTGTCAATCGATGCGCACCCGAGCGAGTTCGAGAAGCCTGCCGAGCAGCTGCTCGCGCGGGTAGAGAAGGCGCTCGCGGTCACCGATCCGCTCAACGAGGCCGAACGCCGCAGCCGCGCCGGCATCATCGGCCGCCAGGTCACGCTCCGCTAG
- a CDS encoding long-chain fatty acid--CoA ligase, whose protein sequence is MQGLMQDYPLTLVNIFHRMEQLYPDHLIITGGPKPSRFTYAEFADRTRRLGSALDTLGVSADGRVGSFCWNHVQHLELYYAIPCTGRVLHTLNIRLFPQQLTYITNHAEDEVVFVDRSLLPVLLPLIDTFTTVQKYVVIDDVPEGADGPEVPDDERFIDYEELIADQPRADFDIKDENQAASICYTSGTTGNPKGVVYSHRSMWLHASASTSTAGTDVKPTDTVMPIVPMFHANAWGFCHSAPMVGANIVFPASDMTPAGVARLIEDEKVTLAGGVPTIWQGIVPLFDQFDFSHLDRILCGGSAVPAALIEAWRPVGVLVWQAWGMTETNPVATGAIIDPRDQGKSEDELLPLRARAGTPFPGMEFRIVEPDTINPLPWDDTTTGDLQVRGPWAAREYYRPDAGVTLVTSDGWMSTGDVAAIDPFGSIKIVDRTKDLVKSGGEWISSVDIENLLMGHPAVREAAIVGIPHPKWDERPLACVVLAEGKSATAEELLDFLRPKIAKWWMPDAVEFIDEVPKTSVGKFSKKDLRTRFADYKLPGVE, encoded by the coding sequence ATGCAAGGACTGATGCAGGACTACCCGCTTACGCTGGTCAACATCTTCCATCGGATGGAGCAGCTCTACCCCGATCACTTGATCATCACGGGTGGGCCGAAGCCGAGCCGGTTTACGTATGCCGAGTTCGCCGACCGCACCCGCCGGCTCGGTTCGGCGCTTGACACCCTCGGGGTGTCCGCGGACGGTCGCGTCGGATCGTTCTGCTGGAACCATGTGCAGCACCTCGAGCTCTACTACGCCATCCCGTGCACCGGCCGCGTCCTGCACACCCTCAACATCCGGTTGTTCCCTCAGCAGCTCACCTATATCACCAACCACGCCGAGGACGAGGTCGTCTTTGTCGACCGGTCCCTGCTGCCGGTCCTGCTGCCGCTGATCGACACGTTCACTACGGTCCAGAAGTACGTCGTAATCGACGACGTCCCCGAGGGCGCCGACGGTCCGGAAGTCCCTGACGACGAGCGGTTTATCGACTACGAGGAACTCATTGCGGACCAGCCGCGCGCCGACTTCGACATCAAGGACGAGAATCAGGCAGCCTCGATCTGCTACACCTCGGGCACCACGGGCAACCCCAAGGGGGTCGTCTACAGCCACCGCTCGATGTGGCTGCACGCCTCGGCGTCGACCTCGACCGCGGGCACCGACGTAAAGCCGACCGACACGGTCATGCCGATCGTGCCGATGTTTCACGCCAATGCGTGGGGTTTCTGCCACTCGGCGCCGATGGTCGGCGCCAACATCGTCTTCCCGGCCTCGGACATGACCCCAGCGGGCGTCGCGCGGCTGATCGAAGACGAGAAAGTCACTCTTGCCGGCGGCGTACCCACCATCTGGCAAGGCATCGTGCCGTTGTTCGACCAGTTCGACTTCTCGCATCTCGACCGCATCCTGTGCGGTGGATCCGCCGTACCGGCCGCGTTGATCGAGGCGTGGCGTCCCGTCGGCGTCCTCGTCTGGCAGGCCTGGGGCATGACCGAGACCAACCCGGTGGCCACCGGCGCGATCATCGATCCACGCGACCAAGGCAAGTCCGAGGATGAGCTGCTTCCGCTGCGGGCCCGCGCCGGTACGCCGTTCCCCGGCATGGAATTCCGCATCGTCGAACCGGACACGATCAATCCACTTCCCTGGGACGACACGACGACCGGCGACCTGCAGGTCCGTGGGCCATGGGCCGCGCGCGAGTACTACAGGCCAGATGCCGGCGTCACCCTTGTCACCTCGGATGGCTGGATGTCGACCGGCGACGTTGCGGCGATCGACCCGTTCGGGTCAATCAAGATCGTCGACCGCACCAAGGATCTGGTGAAGTCCGGTGGTGAGTGGATTTCGTCGGTGGACATCGAAAACCTGCTCATGGGTCATCCCGCCGTACGCGAAGCCGCGATCGTCGGGATCCCCCACCCGAAATGGGATGAACGACCGCTGGCGTGCGTCGTACTGGCCGAGGGCAAGAGCGCCACGGCCGAGGAACTGCTCGACTTCTTGCGGCCGAAGATCGCCAAGTGGTGGATGCCCGACGCCGTCGAATTCATCGACGAGGTCCCGAAGACCAGCGTCGGCAAGTTCTCGAAGAAGGACCTGCGGACCCGGTTCGCGGACTACAAGCTGCCCGGCGTCGAGTAA
- a CDS encoding DUF3054 domain-containing protein: MPAVVVFLVDVILVAVFATIGRISHAEGLSLAGVAETAWPFLAGVVLGWIVAHSWKRGAPRTVVEGIPVWAVTVIAGMLLRHAVGQGTATAFIIVATVTLAVFLLGWRFVARLIITKRTSSRPSSA; encoded by the coding sequence ATGCCTGCTGTTGTCGTTTTCTTGGTCGACGTCATCCTCGTCGCGGTGTTTGCCACGATCGGTCGGATCAGCCACGCCGAAGGACTGTCGCTGGCCGGGGTCGCGGAGACTGCCTGGCCGTTCCTGGCGGGTGTCGTACTCGGCTGGATCGTCGCGCACTCCTGGAAGCGTGGCGCGCCGCGCACTGTCGTGGAAGGAATTCCAGTGTGGGCAGTCACGGTCATCGCCGGCATGCTTTTGCGGCACGCAGTCGGGCAAGGTACGGCGACCGCATTCATCATTGTCGCGACCGTGACGTTGGCCGTATTCCTGCTGGGCTGGCGATTTGTCGCGCGGCTTATCATTACTAAACGCACATCGTCGCGACCGTCCTCTGCATAA